A window of Streptomyces marispadix contains these coding sequences:
- a CDS encoding class II aldolase/adducin family protein has product MLCAWRELAATARRTTAEGLVVGTSGNVSARVADTVLVTPSGVPYERLGDGDLCAVDLEGRRTAGSLTPTSELPMHLAVYRHTGARAVVHTHAVHATAVSALVGELPAIHYMTAALGGPVRVAPYATYGSDELAAHMLTALEGRSACLLQNHGTIAYGDDLRQAYERTAQLEWMCRVWLAAHSVPGRTPSLIPDGELARVQEKLKGYGQRPTPE; this is encoded by the coding sequence CTGCTGTGCGCATGGCGGGAGTTGGCCGCCACCGCCCGGCGAACGACCGCCGAGGGACTGGTCGTCGGCACCTCGGGCAACGTCTCCGCGAGGGTCGCGGACACCGTACTGGTGACACCGAGCGGCGTCCCCTACGAGCGCCTCGGCGACGGCGACCTGTGCGCGGTCGACCTCGAAGGCCGCCGCACCGCGGGCAGCCTGACGCCGACGAGCGAACTCCCCATGCATCTCGCGGTCTACCGGCACACCGGCGCCCGGGCGGTCGTCCACACGCACGCCGTGCACGCCACCGCGGTCTCCGCCCTCGTGGGCGAACTCCCCGCCATCCACTACATGACGGCCGCGCTCGGCGGCCCCGTGCGCGTCGCGCCCTACGCCACCTACGGCAGCGACGAACTCGCGGCACACATGCTCACCGCCCTCGAAGGCCGCAGCGCCTGCCTCCTCCAGAACCACGGCACGATCGCCTACGGGGACGATCTCCGCCAGGCGTACGAGCGCACCGCCCAGTTGGAGTGGATGTGCCGCGTCTGGCTCGCCGCCCACTCGGTGCCGGGGCGCACCCCCTCGCTGATCCCGGACGGCGAACTCGCCCGCGTACAGGAGAAGTTGAAGGGGTACGGGCAGCGGCCCACACCTGAGTGA
- a CDS encoding inorganic phosphate transporter, with amino-acid sequence MEHITLLIGIVIVTALVFDFTNGFHDTANAMATTISTGALKPKTAVAMSAVLNLVGAFLSIEVAKTISSGIIDESSGIRPEVIFAGLVGAIIWNLLTWLAGLPSSSSHALMGGLLGATVASAGIGAVNGGTVVMKVLIPAVAAPLVAGLAALFATRLTYRAAGKADEQQTAKGYRTGQITSAALVSLAHGTNDAQKTMGVITLALITGGVIAPQADPPTWVIVSAGLAIALGTYLGGWRIIRTMGNGITDIKPPQGFAAQTSAAVTILASSHIGFSLSTTHVCSGAVMGSGLGRKGGIVRWSTAARMVAGWGLTLPAAGIVAAGAALLAQQGDWGVSTVAVLAVAVGAGIWLLSRRQPVDHTNVNDATLPGSSEPEPAGVVTAALRTVAPPPAAAAVHAKAASAAEAGDGNTQGAPEGVPEGVPAAAQHADA; translated from the coding sequence ATGGAACACATCACGCTTCTCATCGGGATCGTGATCGTCACGGCCTTGGTGTTCGACTTTACGAACGGCTTCCACGACACGGCCAACGCCATGGCCACCACCATCTCCACCGGGGCACTCAAGCCCAAGACAGCGGTGGCGATGTCGGCGGTCCTCAACCTCGTCGGGGCTTTCCTCTCCATCGAGGTCGCAAAGACCATCTCCTCCGGAATCATCGACGAAAGCTCCGGCATCCGGCCTGAAGTGATCTTCGCAGGGCTGGTCGGAGCGATCATCTGGAACCTGCTGACCTGGCTCGCCGGGCTCCCCTCCAGCTCCTCGCACGCGCTGATGGGCGGCCTGCTCGGTGCGACCGTGGCGTCCGCCGGAATCGGTGCCGTCAACGGCGGCACCGTCGTGATGAAGGTGCTCATCCCCGCCGTCGCCGCACCGCTGGTCGCGGGTCTCGCCGCGCTCTTCGCTACGCGGCTGACCTACCGGGCGGCGGGCAAGGCCGACGAGCAGCAGACCGCCAAGGGCTACCGGACGGGGCAGATCACCTCCGCCGCGCTGGTCTCCCTGGCACACGGCACGAACGACGCACAGAAGACCATGGGCGTCATCACTCTCGCCCTGATCACCGGCGGTGTGATCGCCCCGCAGGCGGACCCGCCGACCTGGGTGATCGTCTCGGCCGGACTGGCCATCGCCCTCGGCACGTACCTGGGCGGCTGGCGGATCATCCGCACCATGGGCAACGGCATCACCGACATCAAGCCCCCGCAGGGATTCGCCGCGCAGACCTCCGCCGCGGTGACCATCCTCGCCTCCTCCCACATCGGCTTCTCGCTGTCCACGACTCACGTCTGCTCCGGCGCGGTCATGGGCTCCGGGCTGGGCCGTAAGGGCGGAATCGTGCGCTGGTCGACCGCGGCCCGCATGGTGGCGGGCTGGGGGCTGACGCTCCCGGCGGCGGGGATCGTCGCCGCGGGCGCGGCTCTGCTGGCACAGCAGGGCGACTGGGGCGTCAGCACCGTCGCAGTGCTCGCGGTGGCGGTCGGCGCGGGCATCTGGCTGCTCTCGCGCCGTCAGCCCGTCGACCACACCAACGTCAACGACGCGACGCTGCCCGGGTCTTCGGAGCCGGAGCCCGCCGGAGTCGTCACCGCCGCGCTCCGTACGGTCGCACCGCCGCCCGCTGCGGCAGCGGTGCACGCCAAGGCGGCTTCGGCTGCCGAGGCCGGGGACGGAAATACGCAGGGCGCCCCCGAGGGGGTCCCGGAGGGCGTACCCGCGGCGGCGCAGCACGCCGACGCATAG
- a CDS encoding cobalamin biosynthesis protein — MRADRAYVCAAALGHLGDLLFGDPRRGHPVAVFGKAAGAAERVMWRDGRAAGAAHTVLCAGGAVAAVTALGRTVRAVAGAGGATLFDAAVTWTVLGGTGLREEALAVASALEADDLAGARRLLPHLCGRDPQSLDADAVARAVVESVAENTSDAVVGALVWGALAGAPGMAAFRAVNTLDAMFGHRSPRFLRFGWAAARLDDVAGWPGARLTAVLAALAGPSPRGALRAWRGDAGDHPSPNAGPVEAAFAGALGVRLGGTLSYGGRVERRPVLNPGGRAVHTRDIAEAVRLSRRVGVLALVITSAAGALRLRRFRPRAERAAGEGGRA; from the coding sequence ATGCGGGCCGATCGAGCCTACGTATGCGCCGCTGCCCTCGGTCACCTCGGTGATCTGCTCTTCGGCGATCCCCGGCGCGGGCATCCGGTGGCCGTCTTCGGCAAGGCCGCCGGGGCCGCCGAGCGCGTCATGTGGCGGGACGGCAGGGCGGCGGGCGCCGCTCATACGGTGCTGTGCGCCGGTGGCGCGGTCGCCGCCGTGACGGCGCTCGGGCGCACGGTCCGCGCCGTGGCAGGTGCGGGCGGCGCCACGCTCTTCGACGCCGCGGTGACCTGGACCGTGCTGGGCGGCACCGGCCTGCGGGAGGAGGCCCTGGCGGTGGCCTCGGCGCTGGAGGCGGACGATCTGGCGGGCGCACGGCGGCTGTTGCCGCATCTGTGCGGACGCGACCCGCAGTCGCTGGACGCGGACGCCGTCGCACGCGCCGTCGTCGAGTCGGTCGCGGAGAACACCTCGGACGCCGTCGTCGGCGCGCTGGTGTGGGGCGCCCTCGCGGGTGCTCCCGGGATGGCCGCCTTCCGCGCGGTCAACACGCTCGACGCGATGTTTGGTCATCGCTCGCCGCGTTTTCTGCGCTTCGGATGGGCAGCCGCCCGGCTGGACGACGTAGCGGGGTGGCCCGGTGCGCGTCTGACGGCGGTGCTCGCCGCGCTGGCGGGGCCCTCTCCTCGGGGGGCGCTGCGGGCGTGGCGCGGGGACGCCGGTGACCATCCCAGCCCCAACGCGGGTCCCGTGGAGGCCGCGTTCGCGGGCGCGCTGGGAGTGCGGCTGGGCGGCACCCTCAGCTACGGGGGACGCGTCGAGCGCAGGCCGGTGCTCAACCCGGGCGGGCGCGCGGTGCATACGCGGGACATCGCCGAGGCGGTGCGGCTTTCGCGGCGTGTGGGCGTACTGGCGCTGGTGATCACCTCGGCGGCCGGGGCGCTGCGGCTGCGGCGATTCCGGCCTCGGGCGGAGCGAGCGGCGGGGGAAGGGGGACGGGCGTGA
- a CDS encoding cobyric acid synthase, whose amino-acid sequence MLVAGTTSDAGKSVVTAGICRWLSRKGMKVAPFKAQNMSLNSYVTREGAEIGRAQAMQAAAARTEPTALMNPVLLKPGGDRSSQVVLLGRPVGEMTAQGYHSGRQERLLDTVADCLAELRRSHDAVICEGAGSPAEINLRRTDIVNMGLARAAGLPVVVVGDIDRGGVFASFFGTTALLAERDQALLAGYVVNKFRGDVALLEPGLEMLHGLTGRPVLGVLPFRRGLGIDAEDGLAVSLGGAVGEPREAAPLGSDVLRIAVVALPLMSNFTDVDALAAEPGVVVRFTARPEELADADLVVLPGTRGTVKALAWLRERGLAEAVVRRAAEGRPVLGICGGFQMLGERIEDDVESRAGTVEGLGLLPLRVRFAQEKTLARPSGRALGEHAEGYEIHHGVAEVTGGEALFADAGGNPLDGCRIGSVRGTHWHGALESDGFRRAFLRAVADEAGRTGFVPASDTGFAALREEQLDRLGDLIEEHADTDALLRLIESGPPAGLPFVGPGAPEARHAGASS is encoded by the coding sequence CTGCTCGTCGCGGGCACCACGTCCGACGCGGGCAAGAGCGTGGTGACGGCGGGCATCTGCCGCTGGCTGTCACGCAAGGGCATGAAGGTCGCGCCGTTCAAGGCGCAGAACATGTCGCTCAACTCGTATGTGACGAGGGAGGGCGCGGAGATCGGCAGGGCGCAGGCCATGCAGGCCGCCGCCGCCCGCACCGAGCCGACGGCGCTGATGAACCCGGTGCTGCTCAAGCCCGGCGGGGACCGCAGCAGCCAAGTGGTGCTGCTGGGCAGGCCCGTCGGGGAGATGACCGCGCAGGGCTACCACTCCGGCAGGCAGGAGCGTCTGCTGGACACGGTCGCCGACTGCCTCGCGGAGCTGCGGCGCAGCCATGACGCGGTGATCTGCGAGGGCGCCGGCAGCCCCGCGGAGATCAATCTGCGGCGTACCGACATCGTCAACATGGGCCTGGCCAGGGCCGCAGGACTGCCCGTGGTGGTGGTGGGCGACATCGACCGGGGCGGGGTCTTCGCGTCCTTCTTCGGTACGACGGCGCTGCTGGCGGAGCGCGATCAGGCTCTGCTGGCGGGCTATGTGGTCAACAAGTTCCGCGGTGACGTGGCGCTGCTGGAGCCGGGTCTGGAGATGCTGCACGGCCTGACGGGGCGGCCGGTGCTGGGAGTTCTGCCCTTCCGGCGCGGTCTCGGCATCGACGCGGAGGACGGGCTGGCGGTGTCACTGGGCGGCGCGGTCGGCGAGCCCCGGGAAGCGGCTCCGCTCGGAAGTGACGTGCTGCGCATAGCCGTTGTGGCGCTGCCGCTGATGTCGAACTTCACCGACGTGGACGCGCTGGCCGCCGAGCCGGGTGTCGTGGTCCGCTTCACCGCCCGTCCCGAGGAGCTTGCCGACGCGGATCTGGTGGTGCTGCCCGGCACGCGCGGCACCGTGAAGGCGCTGGCCTGGCTGCGGGAGCGCGGCCTCGCGGAGGCGGTGGTGCGGCGCGCGGCCGAGGGTCGTCCCGTGCTGGGCATCTGCGGGGGATTCCAGATGCTGGGCGAGCGGATCGAGGACGACGTCGAGTCGCGGGCCGGGACCGTCGAGGGTCTCGGTCTGCTGCCGCTGAGGGTGCGCTTCGCGCAGGAGAAGACGCTCGCCCGGCCCTCGGGCCGTGCGCTCGGCGAGCATGCCGAGGGCTACGAGATCCATCACGGCGTCGCCGAAGTCACGGGCGGCGAGGCGCTGTTCGCCGACGCCGGCGGCAATCCCCTGGACGGCTGCCGCATCGGTTCCGTACGGGGCACGCACTGGCACGGAGCGCTGGAGAGCGACGGCTTCCGCAGGGCGTTTCTGCGCGCGGTGGCCGACGAGGCGGGGCGCACGGGATTCGTACCGGCCTCGGACACCGGTTTCGCGGCGCTGCGCGAGGAGCAACTGGATCGCCTGGGCGATCTCATCGAAGAACACGCCGACACCGACGCGCTGTTGCGGCTGATCGAGTCGGGCCCGCCTGCGGGCCTGCCGTTCGTCGGGCCGGGCGCGCCGGAGGCACGACACGCGGGAGCGTCCTCATGA
- the cobN gene encoding cobaltochelatase subunit CobN — translation MSTVLLLSTSDTDLLAARASGAAYRIANPTRVDAAEDLPGLLEGADIAVVRLLGGKRAWEDGLAALKASSVPTVLLGGEAVPDAELMAESSVPSGVVAEALRYLVEGGPENLRQLAGFLSDTVLMSGEGFEPPAAMPEFGVHGAREQRPGRPTVGVLFYRAHELAGNTAFVDVLCDAIEDAGANALPVYCGSLRGAVDTRRRAGAGSDEERPQDEETGTATGTRPRRSRDGARTRPRSADPELYELLGRADALVTTVLAAGGTRAGDASAGGDDETWDIGALAELDVPLLQGMCLTTTREAWSESDAALSPMDAAMQVAIPEFDGRLITVPFSFKEEGPDGVPVYAADPERARRVAGIAVRHAALRHKPNSEKKLALVFTAYPTKHSRVGNAVGLDTPASAVKLLDALRDAGYRVEGHPDDGDELIHRLIAAGGHDVEWLTEEQLAAAPARVPLKDYREWFARLDPGLRAEMTEAWGEPPGSLYVDGDEIVLASLRFGNVVVLIQPPRGFGENPIAIYHDPDMPPSHHYLAAYRWIESAESEGGFGADAIVHMGKHGTMEWLPGKGLGLSAACAPDPVLGDLPLVYPFIVNDPGEGTQAKRRGHATVVDHLVPPMARADSYGDLAKLEQLLDEYALVSDLDPAKAPAVRSQIWTLVRAAELHHDLHVEEQPGEDEFDDFVMHVDGWLCEIKDVQIRDGLHILGGGPEGEPRVNLALAVLRSAQVWGGVSGALPGLRAALAAHFGLVEGELLAEPGARADVPEELAKLAEGPSRTASDAVDLLERLARTLVEEMEARDWSEEQAAPVVAGVLGVGPADAVRVLEFAAKEVVPRLARTTDEIGNVLHALDGGYIPAGPSGSPTRGLVNTLPTGRNFYSVDPKAIPSRLSWDVGSALADSLVQRHLDDTGEYPRSVGLTVWGTSCMRTQGDDIAEILALLGCRPVWDDASRRVTGFEVVPLEELGRPRIDVSVRISGFFRDAFPHVVAMVDDAVRAVAELEEPADRNFVRAHADEDTEAHGDRRRATSRIFGSKPGAYGAGLLPLIDARNWRSDADLAEVYAVWGGYAYGRGLDGRPARGDMEAAFRRIQVAAKNVDTREHDIADADDYFQYHGGMVATVRHLTGESPEAYIGDSAVPDRVKTRTLGEETHRVFRARVVNPRWMAAMRRHGYKGAFEMAATVDYLFGYDATAGVVDDWMYEKLAAEYVFAPENQEFMKRSNPWALRGIAERMLEAADRGLWQEPDPGTLERLRETYLELEGDLEGGPEDDPEDDG, via the coding sequence ATGAGCACTGTTCTGCTGCTGTCCACGTCCGATACGGATCTGCTCGCGGCCCGCGCCTCTGGCGCCGCGTACCGGATCGCCAATCCCACGAGGGTGGATGCGGCGGAGGACCTGCCGGGGCTGCTGGAGGGCGCGGACATCGCGGTCGTACGGCTGCTCGGCGGCAAGCGTGCCTGGGAGGACGGGCTGGCGGCGCTGAAGGCGTCGTCGGTGCCGACGGTGCTGCTGGGCGGGGAGGCCGTGCCGGACGCCGAGCTGATGGCGGAGTCGAGTGTGCCCTCGGGCGTGGTCGCCGAGGCGCTGAGATATCTCGTGGAGGGCGGGCCGGAGAATCTCCGGCAGCTCGCAGGTTTCCTGTCCGACACGGTGCTGATGAGCGGGGAAGGCTTCGAACCGCCCGCCGCCATGCCGGAGTTCGGGGTGCACGGCGCCCGCGAGCAGCGGCCGGGGCGGCCGACGGTGGGCGTGCTCTTCTACCGGGCGCACGAACTGGCGGGCAACACCGCCTTCGTGGACGTGCTGTGCGACGCGATCGAGGACGCGGGCGCCAACGCCCTTCCCGTCTACTGCGGTTCGCTGCGCGGCGCAGTCGATACGCGGCGGAGGGCGGGGGCCGGGAGCGATGAGGAACGCCCCCAGGACGAGGAAACGGGCACCGCGACCGGCACCCGCCCGCGGCGGAGCCGGGACGGAGCGCGCACGAGGCCACGCAGCGCCGATCCGGAGTTGTACGAACTGCTGGGCCGTGCCGACGCGTTGGTGACGACGGTGCTCGCCGCGGGCGGCACGCGCGCCGGCGACGCCTCCGCCGGGGGCGACGACGAGACGTGGGACATCGGTGCGCTCGCCGAGCTGGACGTGCCGCTGCTGCAAGGGATGTGCCTGACCACCACACGTGAGGCGTGGTCGGAGTCGGACGCCGCGCTGTCCCCGATGGACGCGGCGATGCAGGTCGCGATCCCCGAGTTCGACGGACGGCTGATCACGGTGCCGTTCTCCTTCAAGGAGGAGGGCCCGGACGGCGTCCCCGTCTACGCGGCGGACCCGGAGCGTGCCCGCCGTGTCGCGGGAATCGCCGTACGCCACGCGGCACTTCGGCACAAGCCGAACTCCGAGAAGAAGCTCGCGCTGGTCTTCACCGCCTACCCCACGAAGCACTCACGGGTCGGCAACGCCGTCGGCCTGGACACCCCGGCCTCCGCCGTGAAGCTGCTGGACGCGCTGCGCGACGCGGGGTACCGGGTGGAGGGACACCCGGACGACGGCGACGAGTTGATACACCGGCTGATCGCCGCGGGCGGCCACGACGTGGAGTGGCTCACGGAGGAGCAGCTCGCCGCAGCGCCCGCGCGGGTGCCGCTGAAGGACTACCGGGAGTGGTTCGCGCGTCTCGACCCGGGTCTGCGTGCGGAGATGACGGAGGCGTGGGGCGAGCCGCCGGGCAGCCTGTACGTCGACGGGGACGAAATCGTCCTCGCCTCCCTGCGGTTCGGGAACGTCGTGGTGCTGATCCAGCCCCCACGCGGTTTCGGCGAGAACCCGATCGCCATCTACCACGACCCCGACATGCCGCCGTCGCACCACTATCTGGCGGCGTACCGCTGGATCGAGTCGGCCGAGTCGGAGGGCGGCTTCGGCGCCGACGCCATCGTGCACATGGGCAAGCACGGGACGATGGAGTGGCTGCCCGGCAAGGGCCTGGGCCTCTCCGCGGCGTGCGCTCCCGACCCGGTGCTGGGCGATCTGCCGCTGGTGTACCCGTTCATCGTCAACGACCCGGGCGAGGGCACCCAGGCCAAGCGCCGGGGCCACGCCACCGTCGTCGACCATCTCGTACCGCCGATGGCGAGGGCCGACTCCTACGGCGATCTCGCCAAGCTGGAGCAGCTTCTCGATGAGTACGCGCTCGTCAGCGACCTGGACCCCGCCAAGGCGCCGGCCGTGCGCAGTCAGATCTGGACGCTGGTGCGCGCGGCGGAGCTGCACCACGATCTCCACGTCGAAGAGCAGCCCGGCGAGGACGAGTTCGACGACTTCGTGATGCACGTCGACGGCTGGCTGTGCGAGATCAAGGACGTGCAGATCCGCGACGGGCTGCACATCCTCGGCGGCGGCCCCGAGGGCGAGCCGCGCGTCAACCTCGCGCTGGCGGTGCTGCGTTCGGCGCAGGTGTGGGGCGGAGTCTCGGGGGCGCTGCCCGGTCTGCGGGCTGCGCTCGCGGCCCATTTCGGGCTCGTCGAGGGCGAGTTGCTGGCGGAGCCGGGCGCACGCGCCGATGTGCCCGAGGAGTTGGCCAAGCTGGCGGAGGGCCCGTCGCGTACCGCGTCGGACGCGGTGGATCTGCTGGAGCGCCTGGCGCGCACGCTCGTCGAGGAGATGGAGGCGCGCGACTGGTCCGAAGAGCAGGCGGCACCCGTGGTCGCGGGCGTGCTCGGAGTCGGACCGGCCGATGCCGTACGGGTGCTGGAGTTCGCCGCGAAGGAGGTCGTGCCCCGTCTGGCGCGCACCACCGACGAGATCGGCAACGTACTGCACGCCCTCGACGGCGGCTACATCCCCGCGGGCCCTTCCGGCTCGCCGACGCGCGGGCTGGTCAACACGCTGCCGACCGGGCGGAACTTCTACTCCGTCGACCCCAAGGCCATTCCGTCCAGGCTCAGTTGGGATGTGGGCAGTGCGCTGGCCGACTCGCTCGTCCAGCGCCATCTCGACGACACGGGCGAGTATCCGCGTTCGGTCGGGCTGACCGTGTGGGGTACGTCCTGCATGCGTACGCAGGGCGACGACATCGCGGAGATCCTTGCTCTGCTGGGCTGCCGCCCCGTGTGGGACGACGCGTCGCGGCGAGTCACGGGCTTCGAGGTGGTGCCGCTGGAGGAGCTGGGCAGGCCGCGCATCGATGTGTCGGTGCGCATCTCCGGCTTCTTCCGTGACGCGTTCCCGCATGTGGTGGCCATGGTCGACGACGCCGTAAGGGCGGTGGCGGAGCTGGAGGAGCCCGCCGACCGCAACTTCGTGCGGGCGCACGCCGACGAGGACACCGAGGCGCACGGCGACCGCCGCCGGGCCACGTCCCGCATCTTCGGCTCCAAGCCCGGCGCGTACGGCGCGGGCCTGCTGCCGCTGATCGACGCCCGCAACTGGCGCTCCGACGCGGACCTCGCGGAGGTCTACGCGGTGTGGGGCGGCTACGCCTATGGACGCGGACTGGACGGGCGTCCCGCACGCGGCGACATGGAGGCCGCGTTCCGGCGCATCCAGGTCGCGGCGAAGAACGTCGACACCCGCGAGCACGACATCGCCGACGCCGACGACTACTTCCAGTACCACGGCGGGATGGTCGCCACCGTCCGCCATCTGACGGGCGAGTCCCCCGAGGCGTACATCGGGGACTCGGCGGTGCCGGACCGCGTCAAGACCCGCACCCTCGGGGAGGAGACGCACCGCGTCTTCCGCGCCCGCGTCGTCAACCCGCGCTGGATGGCGGCGATGCGCCGACACGGCTACAAGGGCGCCTTCGAGATGGCGGCGACCGTGGACTACCTCTTCGGCTACGACGCGACGGCCGGCGTCGTCGACGACTGGATGTACGAGAAGCTCGCCGCCGAGTACGTATTCGCCCCCGAGAACCAGGAGTTCATGAAGCGCTCCAATCCATGGGCGCTGCGCGGCATCGCCGAGCGGATGCTGGAGGCCGCCGACCGTGGCCTTTGGCAGGAGCCCGATCCGGGGACCCTGGAGCGGCTGCGCGAGACGTATCTGGAGCTGGAGGGCGACTTGGAGGGCGGCCCCGAGGACGACCCGGAGGACGACGGATGA
- a CDS encoding putative cobaltochelatase, whose translation MSTPYPFTALVGMRDMQLGLLLNSVNPAIGGVLIRGEKGTAKSTAVRALSALLPRLEVVPGCRFSCDPAAPDPACPDGPHGDGAPGDSRAARLVELPVGASEDRLVGALDIERALSEGVKAFEPGLLADAHRGVLYVDEVNLLHDHLVDLLLDAAAMGSSYVEREGVSVRHAARFLLVGTMNPEEGELRPQLLDRFGLTVEVTASRETDERVDVVRRRLAYDADPEGFAATWAAEEDALRQRIAAARELLPRVRLGDAALRQIAATCAAFEVDGMRADLVMARTATALAAWAGRTDVTAEDVRQAALLALPHRRRRNPFDAPGLDEEKLDETLRGHAGADDDADGEADPDGEDGDDDPDPDGPGGGRPPQDGPPEDPPQGETSLPGQRERAQDERQDRQAPVPPSASAPEGGQDEEDGSGEGPSTGQAQEKPAASASEPFRARTLRVPGLGEGASGNRSRARTAHGRTTGARRPQGVLGRLHLAATVQAAAPHQRARGREGRGLVLRRDDLREVVREGREGNLVLFVVDASGSMAARQRMSAVKGAVLSLLLDAYQRRDKVGMVTFRRVGAEVALPPTSSVDAAAARLESLPTGGRTPLAAGLLKAREVLRVERMRDPARRPLVVTVTDGRATGGAEPVARARRAARLLAADGTASVVLDCESGPVRLGLADALAADLGGEAVTLEELRAEAVTDLVRHATGTRATGATADATAPAGTPASTPAGTPAAGGASAARNSPRIRQQNRRAA comes from the coding sequence ATGAGCACCCCCTATCCGTTCACCGCACTCGTCGGAATGCGGGACATGCAGCTCGGGCTGCTGCTGAACTCGGTGAACCCGGCCATCGGCGGCGTCCTCATCCGCGGTGAGAAGGGCACCGCCAAGAGCACGGCCGTAAGGGCGCTCTCGGCGCTGCTGCCGCGCCTCGAGGTCGTGCCGGGCTGCCGCTTCTCCTGCGATCCGGCGGCGCCCGACCCGGCGTGCCCCGACGGCCCGCACGGCGACGGAGCGCCCGGAGACAGCCGCGCGGCCCGGCTGGTGGAGCTGCCGGTGGGCGCGTCCGAGGACCGTCTCGTCGGCGCGCTCGACATCGAACGGGCCCTGTCGGAGGGCGTGAAGGCGTTCGAGCCGGGCCTGCTGGCCGACGCGCACCGCGGTGTGCTCTATGTCGACGAGGTCAACCTGCTCCACGACCACCTCGTGGATCTGCTGCTGGACGCCGCCGCCATGGGTTCGTCGTACGTGGAACGTGAGGGCGTGTCCGTACGGCATGCCGCACGGTTCCTGCTCGTAGGCACGATGAACCCCGAAGAGGGCGAGCTGCGGCCGCAGTTGCTGGACCGCTTCGGGCTGACCGTGGAGGTGACGGCGTCCCGCGAGACGGACGAGCGTGTGGACGTGGTGCGCCGACGGCTCGCCTACGACGCCGACCCGGAGGGATTCGCCGCGACTTGGGCGGCGGAGGAGGACGCGCTGCGTCAACGGATCGCGGCGGCAAGGGAGTTGCTGCCTCGGGTACGCCTCGGTGACGCGGCGCTACGGCAGATCGCCGCGACGTGCGCGGCGTTCGAAGTGGACGGGATGCGCGCGGACCTGGTGATGGCGCGTACCGCCACGGCGCTGGCGGCCTGGGCGGGACGTACCGACGTCACGGCCGAGGACGTGCGGCAGGCGGCGCTGCTGGCGCTCCCGCACCGCCGCAGGCGCAATCCGTTCGACGCTCCCGGGCTGGACGAGGAGAAGCTCGACGAGACGCTTCGCGGGCATGCGGGCGCCGACGACGACGCGGACGGCGAAGCCGACCCCGACGGAGAGGACGGCGACGACGACCCGGACCCCGACGGCCCCGGCGGCGGGCGTCCACCGCAGGACGGCCCGCCCGAGGACCCCCCGCAGGGCGAGACGTCACTGCCCGGCCAGCGGGAGCGGGCCCAGGACGAACGGCAGGACCGGCAGGCACCGGTGCCGCCCTCCGCCTCCGCGCCGGAGGGCGGGCAGGACGAGGAAGACGGCAGCGGCGAGGGACCGTCCACGGGCCAGGCCCAGGAGAAGCCCGCCGCCTCCGCCTCCGAGCCGTTCCGCGCCCGCACCCTGCGCGTACCGGGACTCGGCGAGGGCGCCTCCGGCAACCGCTCACGGGCCCGTACCGCGCACGGACGCACCACCGGGGCCCGCAGGCCGCAGGGTGTGCTCGGGCGGCTGCATCTCGCGGCCACCGTGCAGGCGGCGGCACCGCATCAGCGCGCCCGCGGACGCGAGGGGCGCGGCCTGGTGCTGCGCCGTGACGATCTGCGTGAGGTCGTACGCGAGGGGCGCGAGGGCAACCTGGTGCTCTTCGTGGTGGACGCCTCGGGTTCCATGGCGGCACGGCAGCGGATGAGCGCCGTCAAGGGCGCCGTGCTGTCGCTGCTGCTGGACGCATATCAGCGGCGCGACAAGGTCGGCATGGTCACCTTCCGCCGGGTCGGGGCGGAGGTCGCGCTGCCGCCCACCTCTTCCGTGGACGCAGCCGCAGCCCGGCTGGAGTCGCTGCCCACCGGGGGGCGTACGCCGCTGGCGGCCGGGCTGCTCAAGGCGCGAGAAGTGCTGCGCGTGGAGCGGATGCGCGACCCCGCGCGCCGTCCGCTGGTGGTCACCGTCACAGACGGGCGGGCCACCGGCGGCGCCGAGCCGGTGGCCCGCGCCCGGCGTGCGGCGCGCCTGCTGGCGGCCGACGGGACGGCGTCGGTAGTGCTCGACTGCGAATCCGGGCCGGTGCGGCTGGGGCTCGCGGACGCCCTCGCCGCCGATCTCGGCGGTGAGGCGGTCACGTTGGAGGAGCTGCGGGCCGAGGCGGTCACGGATCTCGTACGGCACGCCACCGGCACCCGTGCCACGGGCGCGACGGCGGACGCCACGGCCCCGGCGGGGACGCCCGCGTCGACTCCGGCGGGGACGCCCGCAGCGGGAGGAGCGTCCGCGGCGCGGAACTCCCCGCGGATCCGGCAGCAGAATCGGAGGGCCGCGTAG